A part of Methanobacterium formicicum genomic DNA contains:
- the albA gene encoding DNA-binding protein Alba gives MSEENVVYIGNKPVMNYVLAVVTQMNGGTPEVILKARGRAISRAVDVAEIVRNRFITDVSIGSIDICTEEIMNNEGTSTNVSAIEIQLSKDFS, from the coding sequence ATGTCAGAGGAAAATGTGGTGTACATTGGAAACAAACCGGTAATGAACTATGTATTGGCTGTAGTAACACAAATGAACGGCGGTACTCCGGAAGTAATACTAAAAGCCAGGGGAAGAGCCATTTCCCGAGCAGTTGACGTAGCAGAGATTGTCAGAAACAGATTCATTACTGACGTGAGTATCGGAAGTATCGACATCTGCACAGAAGAAATTATGAACAATGAGGGAACCTCAACCAACGTTTCAGCCATTGAAATACAACTTTCCAAAGATTTTAGTTAA
- a CDS encoding PadR family transcriptional regulator, which produces MDDDLIRDNPGKESTEISEEDAENLEIPRGYYTKALEDNRLFYNLDNYEKKLVKGIMRGSGPIVMLWLINMKGQHGYEIMTKLHESSPFKDKIKMPSASIIYPKLHQLEEEGLIKGTWENHGKRKVKYYEITPKGSKTLENIRNFFKRSENNLYEDFLIDMMSIKNNRS; this is translated from the coding sequence ATGGATGATGATTTAATCAGAGACAACCCCGGCAAAGAATCTACTGAAATTTCAGAAGAAGACGCTGAAAACCTTGAAATTCCGCGAGGGTACTACACAAAGGCTTTGGAAGATAATAGATTATTCTATAACCTGGATAATTACGAAAAAAAACTGGTTAAAGGCATTATGAGGGGTTCGGGCCCCATAGTGATGCTCTGGCTCATCAACATGAAAGGCCAGCACGGCTACGAGATCATGACCAAACTACATGAATCTTCCCCCTTTAAGGATAAAATTAAAATGCCCAGTGCCAGCATCATCTATCCCAAATTACACCAACTGGAAGAGGAAGGCCTTATAAAGGGAACCTGGGAAAATCACGGGAAAAGAAAAGTTAAATACTATGAAATAACCCCTAAAGGTTCAAAAACCCTTGAAAATATAAGGAATTTCTTTAAAAGAAGTGAGAATAATCTTTACGAAGATTTTCTAATAGATATGATGTCCATAAAAAATAACAGGAGTTAA
- a CDS encoding PHP domain-containing protein, with protein sequence MIIDPHIHSTYSGDATASVRDIVKHSRKIGLDAIAIADHNSLKGSEAALKEFGPLEDLVIIPAMEVSSSKGHIVALGVSEEIPRGLSPEETVELIRIQGGIAIAAHPFVSYREGLFTQVKFVDVDAMETLNSRYIFGYSNWRAKNLAKEKNIPQIGASDAHFLGAIGSCVTELEADFTVDGIIQGILSGKTNVFGDRTPLPLILKEVINKKIRKIQ encoded by the coding sequence TCAGTTCGGGACATAGTCAAACACTCCCGGAAGATTGGTCTGGATGCCATTGCCATTGCTGATCACAACTCCCTCAAGGGTTCGGAGGCGGCTTTAAAGGAGTTTGGCCCCCTGGAGGACCTGGTGATCATCCCGGCCATGGAAGTCTCCTCCAGCAAAGGACACATTGTGGCCCTGGGTGTGAGTGAAGAAATTCCCCGGGGACTCTCACCGGAGGAGACTGTGGAACTAATCCGGATTCAGGGTGGAATTGCCATAGCTGCCCATCCATTTGTATCTTACCGGGAAGGACTCTTCACTCAGGTGAAATTCGTGGATGTGGATGCCATGGAAACCCTTAACTCCCGTTACATATTTGGATACTCCAACTGGCGGGCTAAAAACCTGGCCAAGGAGAAAAACATCCCCCAGATCGGTGCCAGTGATGCCCATTTTTTGGGAGCCATTGGTAGCTGTGTCACGGAACTGGAAGCAGATTTCACGGTGGACGGCATCATTCAGGGTATCCTCTCTGGGAAGACCAATGTATTCGGAGACCGAACCCCTCTCCCCCTGATACTCAAGGAAGTTATTAACAAAAAGATCAGGAAGATTCAATAA
- a CDS encoding GNAT family N-acetyltransferase, translating into MFKEGIRYRKCNNGDFIKLHEINQERFINKTSLTTFKVGERLHKNTIFLAEDRDKAVGYVFGMRSQNNPEEGWIRQIAVLKKYEGRGIAKTLQKLCIEAFKSMRGVRYVGLSVEPGNKPALCLYKSLGFKIAEGELGFETVTVNGKLAIKDYYGPGEHRFIMKKEL; encoded by the coding sequence ATGTTTAAAGAAGGAATTAGGTACAGAAAATGTAATAACGGGGACTTTATTAAACTTCATGAAATCAACCAGGAACGTTTTATTAATAAAACTTCCTTAACAACATTTAAAGTAGGGGAAAGACTCCATAAAAATACTATTTTCCTGGCAGAAGATAGGGATAAAGCAGTGGGCTACGTTTTTGGAATGAGGAGTCAGAATAATCCTGAAGAAGGTTGGATTAGGCAAATTGCAGTTTTAAAGAAATATGAGGGGAGGGGGATAGCAAAAACGTTACAAAAATTGTGTATCGAGGCTTTTAAGAGTATGAGGGGAGTGCGTTATGTTGGTTTGTCTGTCGAGCCAGGGAATAAACCAGCACTATGTCTGTATAAAAGTTTAGGGTTTAAAATAGCTGAAGGAGAACTTGGCTTTGAAACTGTAACTGTAAATGGAAAATTAGCCATTAAAGATTATTATGGTCCAGGTGAACATAGATTTATAATGAAAAAGGAATTATAA
- a CDS encoding ATP-binding response regulator — translation MAKINIIIVEDERITAEDIKKALNSVGYEVPAIVPSGEEAIKAAEELKPDLVIMDIKLEGEMDGIQAAEQIRSKLGIPIIYLTAYSDEKTVQRAKITEPSGFILKQPYGFLRKPFEESELNTTIEITLYRDRLEKRLRKHDKWLGAMLKSISDGVIATDLNGQVRFMNSMAEELTGWLEEDALGHDVREIFDPVGYKLPLEDDMSREVSYLKNTVLKLEEGEKLTVDGSVTVIKDMEGNVDGLVIVFRPVNLSKI, via the coding sequence ATGGCTAAAATAAATATCATAATAGTGGAAGATGAGAGGATAACCGCTGAAGATATTAAAAAAGCCTTAAATAGTGTGGGGTATGAGGTTCCAGCCATTGTACCGTCTGGTGAAGAAGCTATTAAGGCTGCTGAAGAGCTTAAACCTGATCTGGTGATTATGGATATCAAGTTGGAGGGGGAAATGGATGGTATTCAGGCCGCAGAACAGATACGTTCCAAGCTGGGAATACCCATCATCTATCTTACTGCTTATTCTGATGAAAAAACAGTTCAAAGGGCCAAAATCACTGAGCCTTCTGGATTTATTCTTAAACAACCCTACGGATTTTTGCGCAAACCCTTTGAAGAGAGTGAACTTAACACCACCATTGAAATAACTCTCTACCGGGACCGGCTGGAGAAAAGACTCCGCAAACATGACAAATGGTTGGGGGCCATGCTTAAAAGTATCAGTGATGGGGTAATTGCCACCGATCTCAATGGCCAGGTACGATTCATGAATTCCATGGCCGAAGAGTTAACTGGCTGGCTGGAAGAAGATGCTCTGGGCCATGATGTTCGGGAGATATTTGATCCGGTTGGTTACAAACTCCCCCTGGAAGATGACATGTCCCGTGAAGTGTCCTATCTTAAAAATACAGTTTTAAAATTAGAAGAGGGGGAGAAATTAACCGTAGATGGTAGTGTAACTGTTATTAAAGATATGGAGGGCAACGTTGATGGTTTAGTGATAGTATTCCGCCCGGTTAACCTTAGTAAAATCTAA
- a CDS encoding PQQ-binding-like beta-propeller repeat protein encodes MDIGKKQLLLGFMITCLLASPLGIATAAGADWNSFHENAQHTGFTDQAADFTPTAWYFSTQGAIKSSPAIQNKIIYFGSNDGHVYAVNMEDGTKIWDYKTDGAVISSPSVVGDVLYVGSSDGYLYAQDIKNGNVKWKYKTGNAIESSPLVQDNLVYIGSNDGRVYAININNGTKVWEYNTGNSVRSSPVISGENLFVGSDDGKVYALDKDTGNKTWEYTTGDKVQSSPAVMNNTVYVGSDDGKVYALSATDGTLQWNYDMGKSVTSSPTIDTNDNSLFIGADNGKMMCLDTRNGVEKWNFTTSGAVKSTASILDNKIVFGSNGGTVYILNKYNGNEEWSYNPGYGVINQPMESSPATYGNMIYIGADDGSLYALNNDKKTAPTSVYVYYIGGAIVVIIALLLIGRAVLNRRKKNE; translated from the coding sequence ATGGATATTGGAAAAAAGCAGTTACTTCTTGGATTTATGATAACATGCCTGCTGGCATCGCCACTGGGCATTGCCACTGCTGCTGGTGCGGATTGGAATTCCTTCCATGAAAATGCCCAGCACACCGGTTTTACTGATCAGGCCGCAGATTTCACACCCACCGCCTGGTACTTCAGTACCCAGGGAGCTATAAAATCATCTCCCGCAATACAGAACAAGATAATCTATTTTGGTTCCAATGATGGCCACGTTTATGCGGTTAACATGGAAGATGGTACCAAAATATGGGATTACAAAACTGACGGGGCAGTAATCTCTTCTCCTTCAGTTGTGGGTGATGTTCTTTATGTGGGATCATCAGATGGATACCTCTATGCCCAGGACATTAAAAACGGTAATGTTAAATGGAAATACAAAACCGGAAATGCCATAGAATCTTCACCTCTGGTGCAGGATAACCTGGTGTATATTGGTTCCAATGATGGACGTGTTTACGCCATAAATATCAATAACGGAACCAAAGTCTGGGAGTACAACACCGGTAACTCAGTTAGATCATCTCCAGTTATCTCTGGAGAAAACCTGTTTGTAGGATCTGATGACGGAAAAGTGTACGCACTGGACAAAGACACCGGAAATAAAACCTGGGAATACACCACTGGAGATAAAGTACAATCTTCTCCAGCAGTGATGAACAACACGGTTTACGTGGGATCTGATGACGGAAAAGTGTACGCCCTCAGTGCCACCGATGGAACATTACAGTGGAATTACGATATGGGTAAATCTGTCACTTCCTCTCCCACCATTGATACCAATGACAACAGCCTGTTTATCGGGGCGGATAATGGGAAAATGATGTGTTTAGACACCCGTAATGGTGTTGAAAAGTGGAATTTCACCACCAGTGGTGCAGTGAAGTCCACGGCATCCATCCTGGATAATAAAATAGTATTCGGATCCAACGGAGGCACAGTTTACATACTGAATAAGTACAATGGAAACGAAGAATGGAGTTACAATCCAGGTTACGGTGTGATTAACCAGCCCATGGAATCATCTCCCGCAACCTACGGAAACATGATTTACATTGGTGCAGATGACGGGTCACTTTACGCACTCAACAACGACAAAAAAACTGCTCCCACATCAGTATACGTCTACTACATTGGTGGAGCTATTGTAGTCATCATAGCCCTACTCCTGATAGGTAGAGCCGTGTTAAACCGACGTAAAAAGAATGAATAA
- a CDS encoding sugar phosphate isomerase/epimerase family protein, with translation MKIGFSTLALFMKSFEDFLDMATADGFQLVEILCEGPYWPRNILTQGEGLEVFSSYDVDVFLHAPTIDLNPASLNPGIREETMRQINETLELASIIGAKAITTHPGMIHRLEDRVREMGKYFAIETLKEANNYAEDLGVILSVENMPGRYAYFCNTAPEHSYFLEQCGCHGTVDLGHANTTNHPDSFLELERIYYYHLSDNNGNKDQHRALGEGTLDLNLINGIERGIIELNNYEDVLKSRNLLLQLAK, from the coding sequence ATGAAAATTGGATTCTCCACTCTTGCGCTGTTTATGAAGTCCTTCGAAGACTTCCTGGATATGGCCACTGCCGATGGCTTCCAACTGGTGGAAATACTCTGTGAAGGTCCCTACTGGCCGCGAAACATTTTAACTCAGGGTGAAGGTTTGGAGGTATTTTCCTCCTATGATGTGGATGTTTTCCTGCATGCTCCCACCATTGATCTCAACCCGGCCAGCCTGAACCCCGGTATCCGCGAGGAAACTATGCGCCAGATTAATGAAACATTAGAACTGGCTTCGATAATAGGGGCAAAGGCCATAACCACTCATCCTGGAATGATTCATAGATTGGAAGACAGAGTCAGGGAAATGGGTAAATATTTCGCCATTGAAACTCTAAAAGAAGCAAATAACTATGCAGAAGATTTGGGGGTTATCCTGTCGGTGGAGAACATGCCCGGTCGCTACGCTTATTTCTGTAACACTGCCCCTGAACATTCTTACTTCCTGGAACAATGTGGTTGCCACGGCACCGTAGATTTAGGTCATGCCAACACCACCAATCATCCCGATTCATTTTTAGAACTGGAAAGAATCTACTATTATCATCTAAGTGATAACAATGGTAACAAAGACCAGCACCGAGCCTTAGGCGAGGGCACACTTGATCTGAATTTGATTAATGGTATTGAAAGGGGGATAATTGAATTGAATAATTATGAGGATGTCCTAAAAAGCCGAAATCTTCTCCTTCAACTCGCCAAGTGA
- a CDS encoding DUF63 family protein produces the protein MGIDSIIQYIQENFVYLHPGYTTYNTIVFGIILGLVILLIIRMFRWIDKDPKDLFIPLIPFIFFGSSARALVDNGIYPLTYALVTPGIYILTGLTAIFTLLASVLIERKIGWDYRYVIFAVGAAMCVPNIYYAQHINPVVVFQVLAPWALLTAVFVLIGRKWSLLKDKFNLSILSAHLLDASSTFIAVDYYGYGEQHVLPNALTQLADSAIIMYPLKIAVILPALYIIDTYVEDKTIRNMLKLAIFILGLAPGIRNFLSLAMGT, from the coding sequence ATGGGTATCGACTCTATAATACAGTACATCCAGGAGAACTTTGTCTACCTGCATCCGGGTTACACCACATATAATACCATTGTTTTCGGTATTATTTTGGGTTTAGTAATTCTCTTAATCATTCGGATGTTCAGATGGATTGATAAAGACCCTAAGGACCTTTTCATACCCTTAATTCCCTTCATATTCTTTGGATCCAGTGCCCGGGCCCTGGTGGATAATGGAATATATCCCCTCACCTACGCCCTGGTGACTCCAGGGATATACATTTTAACGGGACTAACCGCTATTTTCACCCTGCTGGCATCAGTTCTAATCGAACGAAAAATCGGCTGGGACTACCGCTACGTAATATTTGCAGTGGGGGCGGCCATGTGTGTTCCCAACATATACTATGCCCAACACATAAACCCCGTGGTAGTTTTCCAGGTCCTGGCTCCATGGGCCCTGTTGACTGCAGTCTTCGTTTTAATCGGTAGAAAATGGAGTCTTCTAAAGGATAAATTCAATTTGAGTATACTGTCAGCCCACCTGCTCGATGCCAGTTCCACCTTCATCGCCGTGGATTACTATGGTTACGGTGAGCAGCATGTTCTACCCAACGCACTCACCCAGCTGGCAGACAGTGCCATTATAATGTACCCCCTTAAAATTGCAGTTATACTTCCGGCCCTCTACATAATAGACACTTATGTGGAGGATAAAACCATCCGGAACATGTTAAAACTCGCCATATTCATATTAGGATTGGCACCGGGTATCAGGAACTTCCTGAGCCTGGCTATGGGCACCTGA
- a CDS encoding ATP-binding cassette domain-containing protein has translation MKYAIETSDLTKIYKDFTAVDALNLKVKNKSIFGFLGPNGAGKTTTIKMLTCLIPPTSGTAAVAGYDVVKSPDEVRQKIGMVPQLVSLYGDLTARENAELCADYYGMPRDLKEQRIDDLMELVDIKYAENKMVKQMSGGQKQKVSVVASLVHQPDILFLDEPTIGLDPTTKSVLWDLIDELNQKGHTIILCSHDMYEVDMLCDHVGIINLGKLAAFDTPQGLKDTVLVQEECTESNIGEIVREMEESDSSASASAPFCKLKEVARESEIDKAREMSLMITNTDQELINKLSQIPCVLDIETHASGRLAFKLSNTETAVTQVISTIMETGGNITSISTKDPSLEDVFMKVTAKKVKKDTEGGD, from the coding sequence ATGAAATATGCCATTGAAACCTCTGATCTTACCAAAATATACAAAGACTTCACCGCAGTGGATGCTTTGAATTTGAAGGTTAAAAATAAAAGTATTTTCGGATTTTTAGGCCCAAATGGGGCTGGAAAAACTACTACCATTAAAATGCTTACTTGTCTTATCCCCCCCACATCTGGTACAGCCGCGGTGGCCGGATACGACGTAGTTAAATCACCAGATGAAGTACGTCAAAAAATAGGAATGGTACCCCAACTGGTAAGTTTATACGGCGACCTAACTGCCCGTGAAAACGCAGAACTATGTGCTGATTATTATGGGATGCCCCGGGACCTTAAGGAACAGAGAATTGACGACCTAATGGAACTGGTGGACATAAAATATGCGGAAAATAAGATGGTTAAACAGATGTCTGGAGGACAGAAACAAAAGGTATCGGTGGTAGCCAGCCTGGTGCATCAGCCCGATATCCTCTTCCTGGATGAACCCACCATCGGACTGGACCCCACTACCAAGAGTGTCCTATGGGATTTGATCGATGAATTGAACCAGAAAGGTCACACTATCATACTCTGCTCCCACGATATGTACGAAGTGGATATGCTCTGCGACCATGTGGGCATAATCAACTTGGGTAAGCTGGCTGCATTTGACACTCCTCAGGGCCTGAAAGATACTGTGCTTGTTCAGGAAGAATGTACGGAAAGCAACATAGGAGAAATTGTACGTGAAATGGAGGAATCCGATTCCAGTGCCAGTGCCAGTGCCCCATTTTGCAAGTTGAAGGAAGTTGCCCGAGAATCTGAAATTGATAAAGCAAGAGAAATGAGTTTAATGATAACTAACACTGATCAGGAACTTATTAATAAATTAAGCCAAATCCCATGTGTTCTGGATATTGAAACCCATGCCTCGGGCCGGCTTGCTTTTAAATTATCCAACACCGAAACCGCGGTCACCCAGGTAATATCAACCATTATGGAAACCGGAGGGAATATTACCTCCATTTCAACTAAAGACCCCTCCCTAGAAGATGTTTTCATGAAGGTCACTGCAAAGAAGGTTAAAAAAGATACGGAGGGAGGTGATTAG
- a CDS encoding ABC transporter permease: MVETKKIWWMLKKDLIVLWRHKPRLMSIIIFPILMIALFGYGMGGTIENVPVVIVKQSDGPVTDATLNAIKDMSFYNVKDIIGDPQRGKEMVESGQVKAAIILPSDYEDLNSSNAKSVVTYVDSSDQMAAQTLIPTTQGLFNQISAQIGMKKLEALNSQSQAIQVQSQGVQNTSTLGAVNYQNIMNSINFQINKIYGDIKYIDFLVPAILAMTIMMGAMFSMGEALAGERERGELARLFMTPTSVATVVGGKIISKLTIETARAILLIFAAIVLFGITINGSMVLTILLLVLSALCFVGFGIMVSARVSTQEDYTQMVMPFTMPMMFVSGVFYPIETMPWIFQKIAYIFPLTYANDALRGVMLKGAGIGDVWLDIAVLAGFTLLFFALGVTRFNRDI; the protein is encoded by the coding sequence ATGGTGGAAACTAAAAAAATCTGGTGGATGCTTAAAAAGGATTTAATAGTCCTCTGGAGACACAAACCCCGGCTAATGTCCATCATTATTTTCCCCATACTCATGATCGCACTTTTCGGTTACGGAATGGGGGGAACTATTGAAAATGTTCCGGTGGTGATAGTGAAACAGAGTGATGGTCCGGTAACTGACGCCACCCTCAACGCCATCAAGGACATGTCCTTTTACAATGTGAAGGATATCATCGGCGATCCCCAACGGGGAAAGGAGATGGTTGAATCAGGCCAGGTAAAGGCAGCAATTATACTTCCATCCGATTATGAGGATTTAAACAGTTCTAATGCTAAATCAGTGGTGACTTACGTTGATTCTTCAGATCAAATGGCAGCCCAGACGCTGATACCGACGACACAGGGTCTTTTCAATCAGATATCAGCCCAGATCGGGATGAAAAAACTAGAAGCATTGAACAGCCAATCACAAGCCATTCAGGTACAATCACAGGGAGTTCAAAACACATCCACCCTGGGAGCAGTTAACTACCAGAACATAATGAATTCCATAAACTTCCAGATTAACAAGATCTACGGTGATATCAAGTACATCGACTTCCTGGTTCCGGCAATTCTGGCCATGACCATCATGATGGGGGCCATGTTCAGCATGGGTGAGGCACTGGCCGGTGAAAGGGAAAGAGGAGAACTAGCACGTTTATTCATGACCCCTACCAGTGTGGCTACAGTGGTAGGAGGTAAGATCATATCCAAACTGACCATAGAAACAGCCCGGGCCATACTACTCATATTTGCAGCCATAGTGCTGTTTGGAATTACCATAAACGGTAGCATGGTACTGACCATTCTTTTACTGGTCCTTTCGGCATTATGTTTCGTTGGATTCGGTATAATGGTTTCTGCCCGGGTTTCTACCCAGGAAGACTACACTCAGATGGTGATGCCCTTCACCATGCCCATGATGTTCGTTTCTGGAGTGTTCTACCCCATTGAAACCATGCCCTGGATATTCCAGAAAATAGCTTACATATTCCCCCTAACCTATGCTAACGACGCTCTGAGAGGAGTTATGTTAAAAGGAGCAGGAATTGGAGATGTATGGTTAGATATAGCAGTTCTAGCAGGTTTCACCCTATTGTTCTTTGCTCTGGGTGTTACCAGATTTAACAGAGATATTTAA
- a CDS encoding 2-isopropylmalate synthase encodes MYIDKVKQEMKIPEKVRIFDTTLRDGEQTPGVAITPEEKIRIAKRLDNLGVDVIEVGFPAASLGERKAAQEIKGLGLNAKVCGLARVLQEDLDAALDSDVDYIHTFIGTSPLHREYKLHMDQEEILTKAVDAVEYIKDHGIIAEFSAEDATRTEFEFLKNIYTAVEDAGADVINVPDTVGVMVPASMRQLVGDLKEVVSIPISVHCHDDFGLAVANSLAAVEAGALQVHATINGLGERAGNTSLEEVVMALMATYGIKTNITTELLVGTSELVSRITGVKMPPNKAIVGENAFAHEAGIHVHGVLQKAETYEPLKPEMVGHTRRIVMGKHTGARAIKSKLDDYGIEMNEDQFCTLYDQVKKLGDKGKMVTDADLQALAETVLGKPKEEKVKLEGFTVMTGDNVLPTATVKLNIDGKIKTAAKTGVGPVDASINVIQDLVRETADIELKEYHIEAITGGTNALAEVFVIMADGEGHSATGRSTVEDIVMASVEAVLDSINKILLARDMDQLP; translated from the coding sequence ATGTACATAGATAAAGTAAAGCAAGAAATGAAAATACCTGAAAAGGTGCGAATATTCGATACCACCCTCCGTGACGGTGAACAAACACCCGGGGTGGCTATAACACCGGAAGAAAAGATAAGAATAGCCAAGAGGCTGGACAACCTGGGAGTGGACGTGATTGAAGTAGGGTTTCCAGCAGCATCACTGGGTGAACGGAAGGCAGCCCAGGAAATTAAGGGTCTGGGTCTGAATGCAAAGGTCTGTGGTTTGGCAAGGGTACTGCAGGAAGACTTGGACGCAGCCCTGGATTCAGATGTGGATTACATTCACACTTTCATTGGAACCTCTCCTCTACACCGGGAGTACAAGCTGCACATGGACCAGGAAGAAATACTCACCAAGGCCGTGGATGCCGTGGAGTACATCAAAGACCACGGTATCATAGCCGAGTTCTCAGCCGAAGATGCCACCCGGACAGAGTTCGAATTTTTGAAAAACATTTACACGGCAGTGGAAGATGCCGGGGCCGATGTGATCAATGTCCCGGACACCGTGGGAGTCATGGTACCAGCTTCCATGCGCCAATTAGTGGGGGACCTTAAAGAAGTGGTGAGTATACCCATCAGTGTGCACTGCCACGATGATTTTGGACTGGCCGTGGCCAACAGCCTGGCTGCAGTGGAAGCCGGAGCTCTGCAGGTTCACGCCACCATCAACGGCCTGGGAGAAAGGGCAGGTAACACCTCCTTAGAAGAGGTGGTAATGGCTCTAATGGCCACTTATGGTATTAAAACCAACATAACCACCGAACTTTTAGTGGGCACATCGGAACTGGTTTCCAGAATAACCGGGGTGAAAATGCCCCCTAACAAGGCCATTGTAGGGGAAAATGCCTTTGCCCATGAGGCCGGGATACACGTCCACGGAGTCCTGCAGAAGGCAGAAACCTATGAGCCCCTTAAACCGGAGATGGTAGGTCACACCCGTCGGATTGTAATGGGAAAACATACTGGAGCCCGGGCCATCAAGTCCAAACTGGATGACTATGGAATTGAAATGAACGAAGACCAGTTCTGCACCCTGTACGACCAGGTGAAGAAACTGGGTGATAAGGGTAAAATGGTCACTGACGCCGACCTCCAGGCCCTGGCCGAAACAGTTTTAGGTAAACCTAAGGAAGAAAAGGTTAAATTGGAAGGATTCACGGTGATGACTGGGGATAATGTCCTCCCCACGGCCACGGTTAAACTCAACATTGATGGTAAGATAAAAACCGCTGCCAAAACCGGTGTGGGGCCAGTTGACGCGTCCATTAACGTAATACAGGATCTGGTCCGGGAAACTGCCGATATAGAACTTAAAGAATATCATATTGAAGCCATAACTGGTGGTACCAATGCACTGGCCGAGGTATTTGTAATAATGGCTGATGGAGAGGGGCACAGTGCCACTGGTCGTTCTACTGTGGAAGATATAGTTATGGCCAGTGTTGAGGCGGTTTTAGATTCCATAAATAAGATCCTCCTGGCCCGAGATATGGATCAGTTGCCGTGA
- a CDS encoding ATP-binding response regulator, translated as MAKATILVVEDERITAEDIRAGLEFAGYKVPVICSTGEDAVRQAGRLEPDLVLMDIKLEGEMDGIEAAAQIRKSYDIPVIYLTAYSDEKTVERAKLTEPSGFLVKGQGMLSKPFDENELHAAIEITLYRHEMEREHDQISAAILLRTSEAVIATNSTGQIRYINSLAETITGWPKKEVLGKKLEEVFLPLSKINNESPLEDVLVEGEPEIISRNGAKFTVKGTVTPIKDYKQKNNGMVISFKVVNDDI; from the coding sequence ATGGCCAAAGCTACTATTCTAGTGGTGGAAGATGAAAGAATCACCGCAGAAGATATCCGGGCCGGACTGGAATTTGCTGGTTACAAAGTACCGGTAATATGCTCTACCGGTGAAGATGCCGTTAGACAGGCAGGAAGACTGGAACCAGATTTAGTGCTGATGGACATTAAGTTAGAGGGTGAAATGGATGGTATAGAAGCTGCTGCCCAGATAAGAAAATCTTATGACATACCAGTAATCTACCTAACTGCTTATTCTGATGAAAAAACTGTGGAAAGAGCTAAACTAACTGAACCATCTGGATTTCTGGTTAAAGGGCAGGGAATGCTAAGCAAACCCTTTGATGAGAACGAACTCCACGCGGCCATAGAAATAACCCTTTATCGGCACGAGATGGAAAGGGAGCATGACCAGATCTCCGCGGCGATTTTGCTTAGAACCAGTGAGGCGGTGATTGCCACTAATTCCACGGGCCAGATCAGGTACATCAACTCCCTGGCCGAGACCATAACTGGTTGGCCTAAAAAAGAGGTCCTGGGTAAGAAACTGGAAGAGGTATTCCTGCCCCTATCCAAAATAAATAATGAATCTCCTTTAGAAGATGTTCTGGTTGAGGGGGAACCGGAAATAATCTCCCGTAACGGGGCCAAATTCACGGTTAAAGGTACAGTAACTCCTATAAAAGATTACAAACAAAAAAACAACGGCATGGTGATATCTTTTAAAGTTGTTAATGATGATATTTAA